From Chaetodon trifascialis isolate fChaTrf1 chromosome 1, fChaTrf1.hap1, whole genome shotgun sequence, one genomic window encodes:
- the hp gene encoding haptoglobin gives MDIISKMWFSLTVLLLAAWACVADVTQTEEKMKRSVSASRLASLRSRRMVGGNLAPHVPWQVMVYIADSVLDGGYAGGALISDRWVLTAGRNLFVRKSRQDIQGKAPVIPKVYLGISQRAEADVSKEVAVEKIVLHPGFQNRSDWDNDLALIQLKEPVAMSNTVTPIPLPERGQDLADTVRSSGVITGWGWGIDLTPATSLKHLVLPLANHSVCKAEYQRIPLMPTVDDNMFCTGATKYEENVCFGDAGGALVVTDAETGDIYAAGILSYDKSCSRYKYGVYMKISSYLPWIHSVVRGDTEKSSALRSDAMSKMYSRQQSF, from the exons ATGGATATTATCAGCAAGATGTG GTTTTCTTTGACTGTGCTCCTCCTGGCTGCATGGGCCTGTGTGGCAGATGTGACTCAGactgaagaaaagatgaaacgCTCTGTGTCAG CCTCCAGGTTAGCGTCGCTCCGTTCCAGGCGAATGGTTGGGGGAAATTTAGCTCCTCATGTGCCCTGGCAGGTCATGGTCTACATCGCTGACAGCGTGCTGGACGGAGGCTACGCAGGTGGTGCTCTCATCTCTGACCGCTGGGTTTTGACGGCTGGCAGGAACCTTTTTGTCAGGAAGAGTCGACAGGACATTCAGGGAAAAGCTCCCGTCATTCCTAAAGTGTACCTGGGAATCTCACAACGGGCTGAAGCTGATGTCTCCAAAGAGGTCGCTGTAGAGAAG ATTGTTCTGCATCCAGGCTTCCAGAATCGGTCTGACTGGGACAACGACCTGGCTCTGATCCAGCTGAAGGAGCCTGTGGCTATGAGCAATACAGTGACCCCCATCCCCCTGCCGGAGAGAGGCCAGGACCTGGCAGACACCGTGAGAAGTTCAGGGGTCATCACCGGCTGGGGCTGGGGGATCGACCTCACCCCTGCTACATCACTCAAACACCTCGTACTTCCCCTGGCCAATCACTCCGTCTGTAAGGCAGAATACCAACGTATTCCGTTGATGCCAACTGTAGACGACAACATGTTCTGCACCGGAGCCACCAAGTAtgaggaaaatgtttgtttcgGTGATGCAGGAGGCGCTCTGGTTGTCACAGATGCTGAAACTGGTGATATTTACGCTGCAGGGATCCTTTCTTATGACAAGTCCTGCAGCAGGTACAAGTACGGCGTCTATATGAAGATTTCCTCATATTTACCCTGGATCCACAGTGTGGTCCGAGGAGATACAGAGAAATCTTCTGCTTTGCGCTCTGATGCAATGTCTAAGATGTACTCACGGCAGCAGTCCTTTTGA